A portion of the Citrobacter rodentium NBRC 105723 = DSM 16636 genome contains these proteins:
- the argP gene encoding DNA-binding transcriptional regulator ArgP, producing MKRPDYRTLQALDAVIRERGFERAAQKLCITQSAVSQRIKQLENMFGQPLLVRTVPPRPTEQGQKLLALLRQVELLEEEWLGDEQTGSTPLLLSLAVNADSLATWLLPALAPVLADSPIRLNLQVEDETRTQERLRRGEVVGAVSIQHQALPSCLVDKLGALDYLFVGSKPFAERYFPNGVTRSALLKAPAVAFDHLDDMHQAFLQQNFDLPPGSVPCHIVNSSEAFVQLARQGTTCCMIPHLQIEKELASGELIDLTPGLFQRRMLYWHRFAPESRMMRNVTDALLAYGHKVLRQD from the coding sequence ATGAAACGTCCGGACTACAGAACATTACAGGCACTGGATGCGGTGATACGTGAACGCGGGTTTGAGCGCGCGGCGCAGAAGCTGTGCATCACCCAATCCGCCGTATCACAGCGCATCAAGCAGCTTGAGAATATGTTCGGACAGCCATTGCTGGTGCGAACCGTTCCACCGCGCCCGACGGAGCAGGGACAGAAGCTGCTGGCGCTGCTGCGCCAGGTTGAGCTACTGGAAGAGGAGTGGCTGGGCGATGAGCAGACCGGCTCCACGCCGCTGCTGCTGTCGCTGGCAGTCAACGCCGACAGTCTGGCGACATGGCTGCTGCCGGCGCTGGCGCCGGTGCTGGCCGACTCCCCTATTCGCCTCAATTTACAGGTAGAAGATGAAACCCGCACTCAGGAACGTCTGCGCCGTGGCGAAGTGGTCGGTGCGGTGAGTATCCAGCATCAGGCTCTGCCAAGCTGCCTGGTGGATAAGCTCGGGGCGCTGGACTATCTGTTTGTCGGCTCAAAACCCTTTGCCGAACGCTATTTCCCGAACGGCGTCACCCGCTCCGCGCTGCTGAAAGCGCCCGCAGTGGCGTTTGACCATCTCGACGATATGCATCAGGCCTTCCTGCAACAGAACTTCGATCTGCCGCCGGGCAGCGTGCCGTGCCATATCGTGAACTCTTCGGAAGCCTTCGTACAGCTGGCGCGTCAGGGCACCACCTGCTGTATGATCCCGCACCTGCAGATCGAAAAAGAGCTGGCAAGCGGCGAACTGATCGACCTGACGCCAGGCCTGTTCCAGCGGCGGATGCTCTACTGGCACCGGTTTGCGCCGGAAAGCCGGATGATGCGCAACGTCACCGACGCGCTGCTGGCCTATGGCCACAAGGTGCTGCGCCAGGACTAA